From Tripterygium wilfordii isolate XIE 37 chromosome 16, ASM1340144v1, whole genome shotgun sequence, one genomic window encodes:
- the LOC119980848 gene encoding uncharacterized protein LOC119980848: MANLVPGVLLKLLQHMNTDVKVAGEHRSSLLQVVSIVPALAGGELFPNQGFYLKVSDSSHATYVSLPDGHDDLILSDKIQLGQFIHVERLESASPVPILGVKPVPGRHPCVGSPEDIVATHSLGFLNNNENACSGLKTTENVKSPKRIVVSNKHLVEREKEKHGLSASSAREDHLGKKTLSLSRSQSQLLKHELNLVVKKESLAKLKTTTSRSIPSSPTSFCSMPSSFEKFTSGVKEQAKIKGSNKATAKLGLAEKANTVRGASPMRSKVPMLKNVVQGIEFGVKALRKSWEGNLEIRQRETPRLRTEKHDPKPEAWSTSVARKSTSSERVSPRDENKAQLLTKSSKEDSKVQTSMKKVTANGTLDDNEKPNKQRSAAGKKSSGELSSNGLPGNLVKVSVNSRRLTDGSVSWGSIPSSLAKIGKEVMKHRDAAQMAAIEAMQEASVAESLLRCLSIYSELSTSAKEDNPQPVVEQFLTLHSNLNNTLLIAESLSKLMPVESSPDREENPSEEALKIKSDRRKQAASWVQAALITDLSPFSVFTRQPASTLSPASAPSPIQKFTPGSQPVLLLENSAKNVSKNQVKNRPAVISKLVATGALRKPGDSSAAVQKPRAQPLPEWVRGDGLDEAVYLAETLQMESQDWFLRFVESFLDADVDTSALSDNGQIAGMLTQLKSVNDWLDKIGTSTNEGETPHVSTETVDRLRKKIYEYLLTHVESAAAALGGVSQSSPSIRTAETKMKR, encoded by the exons ATGGCAAATCTTGTCCCTGGTGTGCTTCTCAAGCTTCTGCAACATATGAATACAGATGTCAAAGTTGCGGGTGAGCACAGGTCTTCTCTATTGCAAGTTGTGAGCATTGTACCGGCACTAGCAGGTGGTGAGCTATTCCCAAACCAAGGCTTCTATCTCAAGGTATCGGACTCCTCTCATGCCACATATGTATCTCTCCCTGATGGACATGACGATCTAATTCTTAGTGATAAGATCCAATTGGGTCAATTCATTCATGTTGAGAGGCTTGAATCTGCCTCACCAGTCCCGATTCTCGGCGTTAAGCCTGTCCCTGGAAGGCATCCTTGTGTAGGGAGCCCTGAAGATATTGTGGCAACTCATTCACTTGGGTTCCTCAATAACAATGAGAATGCATGTTCAGGTTTAAAAACCACAGAGAATGTGAAATCACCTAAAAGAATTGTAGTGAGTAATAAGCATTTGGTAGAAAGGGAGAAGGAGAAGCATGGATTGAGTGCAAGTAGTGCTAGGGAGGATCACTTGGGGAAGAAAACTTTGTCTTTGAGTAGATCACAGTCTCAGTTGTTGAAACACGAGTTGAATTTGGTTGTGAAGAAGGAATCCCTTGCAAAATTGAAGACAACAACTTCAAGGTCAATTCCTTCATCTCCCACGAGCTTTTGCTCAATGCCATCTTCGTTTGAGAAATTTACGAGTGGTGTCAAGGAGCAGGCAAAGATTAAGGGATCGAATAAGGCCACAGCTAAGTTGGGATTGGCGGAGAAGGCAAACACTGTTCGTGGGGCAAGCCCTATGAGGAGTAAGGTACCCATGTTGAAGAATGTAGTTCAGGGGATTGAGTTTGGTGTCAAGGCTCTTAGAAAGAGTTGGGAAGGGAATCTGGAGATAAGGCAGAGGGAGACGCCAAGACTGAGGACTGAGAAGCATGATCCAAAACCTGAAGCTTGGAGTACTTCT GTTGCAAGAAAAAGTACATCAAGTGAGAGGGTGTCACCTAGAGATGAGAATAAGGCCCAGTTATTGACAAAGTCGTCTAAAGAGGATAGTAAAGTCCAGACATCTATGAAGAAAGTTACTGCAAATGGAACTTTGGATGACAATGAAAagccaaacaaacaaagaagtGCTGCTGGAAAGAAATCATCAGGAGAGCTCAGTAGTAACGGTCTTCCTGGAAACTTGGTCAAGGTTTCAGTCAATAGTAGGAGATTGACTGATGGAAGTGTTTCTTGGGGTTCAATTCCCTCTTCTCTTGCAAAGATTGGAAAG GAAGTGATGAAGCATAGAGATGCTGCTCAAATGGCTGCAATCGAGGCTATGCAAGAGGCTTCTGTGGCAGAGAGCTTACTTCGATGTCTGAG CATATATTCTGAGCTTAGTACCTCGGCTAAGGAAGACAACCCACAACCAGTGGTGGAGCAGTTCCTGACCCTTCACTCAAACTTGAACAATACTCTCTTGATTGCTGAATCCCTGTCTAAACTAATGCCAGTGGAATCATCTCCAGATCGTGAAGAAAACCCATCGGAAGAAGCGCTTAAGATCAAATCAGACAGACGAAAACAAGCAGCCTCGTGGGTACAAGCAGCATTGATCACTGATCTGTCTCCCTTTTCTGTGTTTACCAGACAACCTGCTTCAACTCTGAGTCCAGCTTCAGCTCCCTCTCCAATCCAAAAATTTACGCCTGGCAGTCAACCTGTTTTACTCCTTGAAAATTCTGCTAAGAATGTGTCTAAGAATCAAGTAAAAAACCGGCCAGCAGTCATCTCTAAGCTTGTAGCTACAGGAGCACTGCGCAAACCAGGAGATTCTTCGGCTGCGGTTCAAAAGCCACGGGCTCAACCTCTGCCAGAATGGGTAAGAGGAGATGGCCTCGACGAGGCTGTATACTTGGCTGAAACATTGCAAATGGAATCCCAGGATTGGTTTTTGAGATTCGTGGAGAGTTTTTTGGATGCAGATGTGGACACCTCAGCTTTGTCCGATAACGGTCAAATAGCCGGGATGTTGACTCAGCTCAAGAGTGTAAATGACTGGTTAGATAAGATTGGGACGAGCACGAACGAAGGAGAAACCCCTCATGTTTCAACTGAAACTGTCGACAGGCTTAGGAAGAAGATATACGAGTATCTTCTCACACACGTTGAGTCAGCCGCTGCTGCACTTGGTGGCGTATCGCAATCATCACCAAGCATTCGAACAgcagaaacaaaaatgaaaaggtgA